A window from Salarias fasciatus chromosome 11, fSalaFa1.1, whole genome shotgun sequence encodes these proteins:
- the znf236 gene encoding zinc finger protein 236: MPRGRPRKLRVKSSDEADADPSESKADIFSDGELKDKKCSICSQIFTTESQLQKHLREHESNDKPHRCDQCPQTFNVEFNLTLHKSTHTTSDFTCPVCNKRFSRIASLKSHVMLHEKEENLICAECGDEFVLQSQLSLHLEEHRKELSGIRVYTCKTCGKEFKTSAQIKEHMKTHVKMRPLASSSRNYKKNIDRSGFTNSCHHCGKAFKKPSQLVRHIRIHTGERPYKCAHCGKAFNQKVVLQTHMVRHTGEKPHLCMFCPASFSQKGNLHSHVQRVHSETKGVPLFPCMDCSCIFKKLGSLNAHISKMHISVIEAPSSNPETEAAGQGPVGSEGGEGVTDVIQQLLELSEQVSGETAQPQPPEPAIAMETAINPDILQQALENSGLSVVHPPSEAASREPQSQAAEGGAAVDNKKIQCADKPVREKKRSIFKKPIQMPGSIREEDGVRWHGCPYCAKEFKKPSDLVRHIRIHTHEKPFKCKQCFRAFAVKSTLTAHMKTHTGIKAFECQSCLKCFSTSGSMKVHMRLHTGVRPFPCPHCDKIFRTSGHRKTHIASHFKSLQQKKHKFPRKANKAKVSKSNLPLPDIPLQEPILITDFGLIPSQNPRLAFQQYLDVVGNDRPYKCKYCNKAYKKSSHLKQHVRSHTGERPFKCVQCSRGFASSGVLKAHILTHSGLKAYKCLICDTTFTTSGSLRRHMTTHSDLRPYMCPYCQKTFKSSPNCRKHMKTHRYELAQQLQPQSGDDPLGTSTVAHDIQVEIEGDGLQQAAGTMAEQQSMLGLGQAEVVNGGQQVTLEAPLTDQPLVQGEDSYVTTQHALPQNIGQFETPALPQPAFDQQALTQGFTIAESSYGQSQFSAVQQLQDSSTLESQALSSSYHPPNLLHVPTAEVANGLLQQSDQSELQLPADTQEYQEDSEDNTKRAYRCSWCNKGFKKSSHLKQHVRSHTGEKPFRCHMCGRAFVSAGVLKSHLNTHTGVKPFKCSVCDASFTTNGSLNRHMIIHIKSFKCSMCDESFRTSLLCKRHMKKEHAVEHHIVGFGSQDVEEDEDEEEGEPKSLKRRSAEIITLTEEEAAELAKDPGEEASVSERILAQSAAERDRISEIKDKAVELETEPKFANCCSYCPKSFKKPSDLVRHIRIHTGERPYKCDECGKKFTVKSTLDCHVKTHTGQKLFSCHMCNTSFSTKGSLKVHMRLHTGSKPFKCPFCDLRFRTSGHRKTHIQCHFRPHSDVRKSKRSSSSSSSSGGVRQGHDPDAGQPVAPGQGQQPAAPEALQPVGLLQPPTSDPGIYLPANQVLTGQFDQNLLQPGLVGQAILPASMSAAGDLTVSLSDGLTTLDGIHLQLTPANLVCPNVQISGIDTSNINNITLQIDHALLQQTLQQGGLLSQPLSVDAGLVPHAGGQLMSAADPSVSANVVIHPLTSLALQPSTIAPAQVTMAGLSEQDAAGSQDLSHVMGGAGLVPGGSGSQEITLTINNSSLTQALAQVQAQASAAGSNTSAGNAQEITLTISGQDLLPQHSNPNGAEMNGGIRLASPLTSQPSSATLTITNDHLLPQSPASTGMTVTSLPASTSLPHTTVSQSLVMSPGGVANDGSVTLTLADAHGMLDGVTLNLNTQGQTFPAVLNDSSLPGPPGASGQQVILVSHHSQSTNGASDNGYNISGSSQKDGKDPQGESDNRNQCFYCHEVCQNANTLRRHCRQAHGKDRCYVCNVCRKGFKRATHLKEHERVHQPGPSPSSQKPRVFSCPSCEKAFAKRSQLERHNRTHTGERPFKCSQCDKAFNQKSALQVHMVKHTGKKPFKCEVCSIRFTQKSNMKHHMKRSHGYGQIQDVPLGQDESAPQVDVTPELDLEVVPEASGDWHNVFP; the protein is encoded by the exons ATGCCGCGGGGCCGGCCTCGCAAACTGAGAGTTAAAAGCAGCGACGAAGCAG ATGCAGATCCCAGTGAAAGCAAGGCGGACATTTTCAGCGATGGAGAGCTCAAGGACAAGAAGTGCTCCATATGCTCTCAGATCTTCACGACCGAGAGCCAGCTGCAGAAGCATCTCCGCGAGCATGAGAGCAACGACAAG CCTCACCGATGCGACCAGTGTCCGCAAACATTCAACGTGGAGTTCAACCTCACGCTGCACAAGTCCACACACACCACGTCGGACTTCACCTGCCCCGTGTGCAACAAGAGGTTCTCCCGCATCGCCAGCCTCAAGTCGCACGTCATGCTGCAcgagaaggaggag AACCTGATCTGCGCCGAGTGCGGGGATGAGTTCGTCCTCCAGAGCCAGCTCTCGCTGCACCTGGAGGAGCACCGCAAGGAGCTGTCCGGCATCCGCGTCTACACCTGCAAGACCTGCGGCAAGGAGTTCAAGACGTCGGCGCAGATCAAAGAGCACATGAAGACTCACGTCAAGATGAG GCCGCtcgcctccagctccaggaacTACAAGAAGAACATCGATCGCAGCGGCTTCACCAACAGCTGCCACCACTGCGGGAAAGCCTTCAAGAAGCCCAGCCAGCTGGTCAGACACATCCGGATACACACAG GTGAAAGACCCTACAAGTGCGCCCACTGCGGCAAAGCCTTCAACCAGAAGGTGGTGCTGCAGACTCACATGGTGAGGCACACCGGGGAGAAGCCGCACCTCTGCATGTTCTGCCCGGCGTCCTTCTCCCAGAAGGGGAACCTGCACTCGCACGTCCAGAGGGTCCACTCAGAG ACTAAAGGCGTGCCACTGTTTCCATGCATGGACTGCAGCTGCATATTTAAGAAGCTGGGCAGCCTGAACGCCCACATCAGCAAGATGCACATCTCTGTGATCGAGGCGCCCTCCAGCAATCCG GAGACAGAGGCAGCAGGTCAGGGTCCGGTGGGTTCAGAGGGCGGCGAGGGAGTGACGGACGTCATCCAGCAACTCCTGGAACTCTCGGAGCAGGTGAGCGGGGAGACGGCACAGCCCCAGCCTCCAGAGCCTGccatcgccatggaaaccgccatcaacccggacatcctgcaa CAAGCTCTGGAGAACAGCGGGCTGAGCGTGGTCCATCCGCCGAGCGAGGCGGCGTCCAGAGAGCCGCAGAGCCAGGCGGCCGAGGGCGGCGCCGCCGTGGACAACAAGAAAATCCAATGTGCAGACAAACCGGTCcgggagaagaagaggagcattTTTAAGAAACCCATACAAATGCCAG gctccatcagggaggaggacggcgtGCGCTGGCATGGCTGCCCGTACTGCGCCAAGGAGTTCAAGAAGCCCAGCGACCTGGTCCGCCACATCCGCATCCACACCCACGAGAAGCCCTTCAAGTGTAAACAGTGCTTCAGGGCCTTCGCCGTCAAAAGCACCCTCACAGCACACATGAAGACGCACACCGGCATCAAGGCCTTCGAGTGCCAGAGCTGTCTGAAGTGCTTCTCCACGTCTGGCAGCATGAAAGTGCACATGCGGCTGCATACAG GTGTGCGCCCCTTCCCCTGCCCTCACTGTGACAAGATCTTCCGCACGTCCGGCCACAGGAAGACTCACATCGCCTCGCACTTCAAGAGCTTACAGCAGAAGAAGCACAAATTCCCTCGCAAAGCCAACAAAGCCAAAGTGTCCAAAAGCAACCTACCTCTGCCCGACATCCCGCTGCAGGAGCCCATCCTCATCACCGACTTTG GCCTCATCCCGTCCCAGAACCCGCGCCTGGCTTTCCAGCAGTACCTGGACGTGGTGGGCAACGACCGGCCGTACAAGTGCAAATACTGCAACAAGGCCTACAAGAAGTCGAGCCATCTGAAACAGCACGTCAG GTCTCATACTGGAGAAAGGCCCTTCAAGTGTGTGCAGTGCAGTCGAGGTTTCGCCTCCTCGGGAGTCCTCAAGGCCCACATCCTGACGCACTCCGGCCTGAAAGCCTACAAGTGTCTGATCTGCGACACCACCTTCACCACCAGCGGCAGCCTGCGGCGCCACATGACCACCCACAGCGACCTGAGGCCCTACATGTGCCCCTACTGCCAGAAGACCTTCAAGTCCTCGCCCAACTGTCGGAAGCACATGAAGACGCACAG GTATGAACTggcccagcagctgcagcctcagtcAGGAGACGACCCTCTGGGGACGAGCACCGTGGCTCACGacatccaggtggagatcgAGGGGGACGGCCTCCAGCAGGCCGCGGGCACCAtggcggagcagcagagcatgCTGGGACTGGGCCAGGCGGAGGTTGTGAACGGAGGACAGCAAGTGACGCTGGAGGCTCCGCTGACCGACCAGCCGCTGGTCCAGGGGGAAG ACTCCTATGTGActacccagcatgcattgccGCAGAACATTGGCCAGTTCGAGACACCAGCGCTTCCTCAGCCGGCGTTCGACCAGCAGGCTCTGACACAAG gtttCACCATCGCCGAGTCGAGCTACGGCCAGTCGCAGTTCTCCgccgtgcagcagctgcaggactccAGCACCCTGGAGTCTCAGGCTCTGTCCTCCAGCTACCACCCGCCCAACCTGCTGCACGTCCCCACCGCCGAGGTG GCGAACGGGCTTCTTCAGCAGAGCGATCAGAGCGAGCTCCAGctgcctgcagacacacaggagTACCAGGAGGACAGCGAGGACAACACCAAGAGAGCCTACAG GTGCTCGTGGTGCAACAAAGGCTTCAAGAAGTCGAGCCACCTGAAGCAGCACGTGCGCTCCCACACCGGGGAGAAGCCCTTCAGATGCCACATGTGCGGCCGAGCGTTCGTGTCCGCCGGCGTGTTGAAGTCGCACCTCaacactcacacag GAGTGAAGCCCTTCAAGTGTAGCGTCTGCGACGCCTCCTTCACCACCAACGGCAGCCTGAACCGCCACATGATCATCCACATCAAGTCCTTCAAGTGCTCCATGTGCGACGAGAGCTTCCGGACCAGCCTGCTGTGCAAACGCCACATGAAGAAGGAGCACGCCGTGGAGCACCACA TTGTAGGCTTTGGAAGTCAGGACgtggaggaagacgaggatgaagaggaaggcGAACCGAAATCTCTGAAGAGGCGGAGCGCGGAGATCATCACGCTGAccgaggaggaggcggccgaGCTGGCCAAAGATCCCGGCGAGGAGGCCTCGGTGTCGGAGCGCATCCTGGCGCAGTCGGCCGCCGAGAGGGATCGGATCAGCGAGATCAAGGACAAGGCCGTGGAGCTGGAAACCGAACCCAAGTTCGCCAACTGCTGCAGTTATTGCCCCAAGAGCTTCAAGAAGCCCAGCGACCTGGTCAG GCACATCAGGATCCACacgggagagcggccgtacaagTGTGACGAATGTGGGAAGAAGTTCACGGTGAAGTCGACTCTGGACTGCCACGTCAAGACACACACAG GCCAGAAGCTGTTCAGCTGCCACATGTGCAACACCTCCTTCTCCACCAAGGGCAGCCTGAAGGTGCACATGCGCCTCCACACCGGCTCCAAGCCCTTCAAGTGTCCCTTCTGCGACCTGCGCTTCAGGACCTCGGGCCACCGCAAGACCCACATCCAGTGCCACTTCCGGCCGCACAGCGACGTCCGCAAGTCCAAGCGctcctcgtcgtcgtcctcctcctccggcgggGTCAGGCAGGGTCACGACCCCGACGCGGGGCAGCCCGTGGCCCCGGGTCAGGGTCAGCAGCCGGCCGCCCCCGAGGCGCTGCAGCCGGTGGGGCTGCTGCAGCCGCCCACCTCCGACCCCGGCATTTACCTCCCCGCCAACCAGGTCCTGACCGGACAGTTCGACCAGAACCTCCTGCAGCCGGGACTCGTGGGACAGGCCATCCTGCCTGCCTCCATGTCCG CTGCGGGAGACCTGACCGTGTCTCTCTCCGACGGCCTGACCACGCTGGACGGCATCCATCTGCAGCTGACGCCGGCCAACCTGGTGTGTCCCAACGTCCAGATCTCCGGCATCGACACcagcaacatcaacaacatcacgCTGCAG atcGACCACGccctcctgcagcagacctTGCAGCAGGGCGGCCTCCTCTCGCAGCCCCTCAGCGTGGACGCCGGCCTGGTCCCCCACGCCGGCGGCCAGCTCATGTCCGCCGCAGACCCCTCGGTGTCGGCCAACGTGGTCATCCACCCGCTGACCAGCCTGGCCCTGCAGCCCTCCACCATCGCCCCGGCGCAGGTCACCATGGCCGGGCTCTCCGAGCAGGACGCTGCAG GTTCTCAAGACTTGAGCCACGTCATGGGCGGCGCCGGGCTGGTGCCAGGAGGCAGCGGCAGTCAGGAGATCACTCTGACCATCAACAACTCCAGCCTGACTCAGGCCCtggcccaggtccaggcccaggcctCGGCCGCCGGATCCAACACGTCGGCAGGAAACGCTCAGGAGATCACGCTCACCATATCAG GTCAGGATCTGCTCCCGCAGCATAGCAATCCTAACGGTGCCGAGATGAACGGCGGCATCCGTTTGGCGTCACCGCTCACGAGCCAGCCCAGCAGTGCGACCTTAACTATCACCAACGACCACCTCCTACCTCAGAGCCCCGCCAGCACCGGGATGACAG TCACCAGCCTGCCGGCGAGCACCTCCTTACCGCACACCACCGTGTCCCAGAGCCTCGTGATGTCCCCAGGGGGCGTGGCCAACGACGGCAGCGTCACGCTGACCCTCGCCGACGCGCACGGCATGCTGGACGGGGTCACCCTCAACCTCAACACACAG GGTCAGACGTTTCCCGCCGTGCTGAATGACTCCAGCTTACCGGGGCCGCCGGGCGCCTCGGGCCAGCAGGTCATCCTGGTCAGCCATCATTCGCAGTCCACAAACGGCGCTTCAGACAACGGATATAAT ATTTCCGGCAGCAGCCAGAAGGACGGGAAAGACCCTCAAGGCGAGAGTGACAACCGCAACCAGTGCTTCTACTGTCACGAGGTGTGCCAGAACGCCAACACGCTGCGGCGCCACTGCAGGCAAGCTCACGGCAAGGACCGCTGCTACGTGTGCAACGTGTGCAGGAAGGGCTTCAAGAGAGCCACACACCTGAAG GAACACGAGCGGGTGCATCAGCCGGGACCGTCGCCCAGCTCCCAGAAGCCCCGGGTGTTCAGCTGCCCGTCCTGCGAGAAGGCGTTCGCCAAGCGCAGCCAGCTGGAGCGACACAACCGCACACACACCG GCGAGCGTCCCTTCAAGTGCAGTCAGTGCGATAAGGCCTTCAACCAGAAGAGCGCTCTGCAGGTGCACATGGTCAAACACACTGGAAAGAAACCCTTCAAGTGTGAAGTGTGCAGCATCAGGTTCACGCAGAAGAGCAACATGAAGCACCACATGAAGAGGTCACACGGCTAcg